Below is a genomic region from Actinomadura sp. NAK00032.
CGGGGCCGGTGTTGACCTCCAGCAGCACCGGGATCTGCTCGACGACGGGCCAGATCACCCAGGTCGTCGCCGTCTGGACGGGCGGCTCCCCCTCCACGCCCTGCACGCGCGCCCGCTCCAGTACCCGCGTCCCGACGGGGACGTCCAGCCGGGGCGCGAGCCGCGCGCAGGCGCGGATCTCGGTCACGGTCGTGCGGGTGAACGGGCGGCGCCCGCCGGTCTGCGCGGACACGTGGAAGCCGCGCCACTCGCCGACCTGCCGGGTGATGTCGGCGGCCGCGCGCCGCACCCGCGGCGCCGTGCGGACCTGCGCGCCCGCGCCGTGCCGCAGCTGGACCAGGCCCGCCTCGGCGAGGATCCGCAGCGCCCGCCGCACGGTGGACCGGTCGGCGCCGAACTCCTCCGCCAGCCGCCGCTCGGACGGCAGCCAGGACCCCGGGTCGAGCTCGCCCTCGACGATGCGGGCGGCGAGCGCGTTCGAGATCACCTGTGCCTTCGTGGGGGGTCGCGGCATACCAGATCAGATCCTGCTCCGGGTCGGTGCATTGACCTCACACCGTACAGATCCCACCCGTCCCGGCGGCCTTTTGGGGTTCTGCGGAACGCGTTGTGGGCGATGCTTGGTAGTCCTATGGTAGACCTACCATAGGCCGACCGAGGGAGCCCCGGACCATGTCGGTGACCATGTGCATGCCCGGATGGCGCAGCGAACGCTCGGACGGCGGCCTGCGCGCCACGAGGGTCACCCGGCTGTCGGACTACCAGCTCGTGAACGGCTGCCTGGAGGAGATCCACGCGGCGGACGAGGGCGAGCTGTGGCTGCTGTGCGACGCGCAGACCCGGCTCGCCGAGCGCGTCGCGACCGCCGAGCGGCTGCGCTCCCTCCGCCGCGTCCAACCCGCGGCGGAGGGCCCGGCCCAGGGGCTCAGCTCCGGCGGAAGCTGACCACCTCGCCGGAGTCGCCGACCGCCTCCCGGGACGGCGTGATGATCCGCTCGCCCGCGTTGTCGGCGAGCAGCGCGCGGGCGCGCAGCACGATCTCCAGGTCGAAGCGCAGGTCCGGGTCGAGCAGCTGGTCGCCGAACAGCTCCTCCAGCTGGCGCAGCCGGTACCGGACGGTCTGCGGGTGGACGTGCAGCCGCATCGCGACCTCGTTGGCGTTGCGGCCCGACTGGAGCCAGGCGAGCAGCGTCTCGGCGAGCCGGTCCTGCTGGCTCGGGCGCAGGTGCGCCAGCGGCGCGAGGCGCAGGTCGGCGAGCGAGGTGATGAGGCCCTCGTCCTGGAACAGGATCAGCGTGGACATGTGCTCCACGCTGCGGATCACGCCGCTCTCCGCCTCGATGACCCCGCGCTGGACGAGCGACAGCGTCTTGCGCGCCCACTGGATGGACCGCGCCGCCTCCATCAGCGGGACCGTGGGGCCGACGACGGCGAGCGTCCCGGACAGGGCCCGGTCGACGAGCTTGGCGCGGCCGGGGCCGTCCGGGTCCGGGATGATCAGGCTGGGGGTGCGCCGGGTCAGGTCGGCGAGGACGTCCGGCGGGAACGCGGGCTGCCGGGCGTCCTGGTGGTGCCGGCCGAGCGCGACCGCAGCGACCGTCCGGGGGACGGGCCAGTGCGCGGCGGCGGCGAGGTCGGCGATGGCCTCCTGCGCGGCCGGCGGGTCGGCGAACAGCAGGTCGAGCAGGCGCTTGCGGCGGCGCTGCATCTCGCCCGCGACGGCGGCCTTGGCCTGCGAGAAGCCCTCGGCGGCGGCGTGCGCGAGCTCGTCCTGGAACTGCATCAGCACCTCGCCGACGGCGCCGAGCGTGCGCGGGGACACCTTCAGCGCCTCCGCGCCCTCGGTCATCCGTCGCCACGCGACCATGCCGCCGACCCGCATCGCGGTCTGCATGGCGTCGAGGCTGCGCCCCTCGCCGGCCTCGCCGCGGCCGATGGCGCGGAAGAAGTCGGTCACGGGAGCGGGGTCGTGCGCCGGGTCGCCCACCCGGTCGACGAAGAAGTGCAGCACGCGCTCGACGGCGAGCCGCAGGGTGCCGGAGTAGGAGCCGTCCCCGGGGCGGTCGTACTCCCTGACGCGCGTCTGGATCTCCAGGATCATGTCGTCCGCCACCTCGTCGAGGTGCGGCCTCATGTGGTCTGCCAGTTCCCTCGGCAGATCC
It encodes:
- a CDS encoding GntR family transcriptional regulator, whose translation is MISNALAARIVEGELDPGSWLPSERRLAEEFGADRSTVRRALRILAEAGLVQLRHGAGAQVRTAPRVRRAAADITRQVGEWRGFHVSAQTGGRRPFTRTTVTEIRACARLAPRLDVPVGTRVLERARVQGVEGEPPVQTATTWVIWPVVEQIPVLLEVNTGPGGIYSRLEEAGHRITFEEAVTCRLPRADEQETLGIGPDQPVLTLWRRAYDQDDRVVEVTHRVVVGDRHELVYRYGSGA
- a CDS encoding helix-turn-helix domain-containing protein, with the translated sequence MRPHLDEVADDMILEIQTRVREYDRPGDGSYSGTLRLAVERVLHFFVDRVGDPAHDPAPVTDFFRAIGRGEAGEGRSLDAMQTAMRVGGMVAWRRMTEGAEALKVSPRTLGAVGEVLMQFQDELAHAAAEGFSQAKAAVAGEMQRRRKRLLDLLFADPPAAQEAIADLAAAAHWPVPRTVAAVALGRHHQDARQPAFPPDVLADLTRRTPSLIIPDPDGPGRAKLVDRALSGTLAVVGPTVPLMEAARSIQWARKTLSLVQRGVIEAESGVIRSVEHMSTLILFQDEGLITSLADLRLAPLAHLRPSQQDRLAETLLAWLQSGRNANEVAMRLHVHPQTVRYRLRQLEELFGDQLLDPDLRFDLEIVLRARALLADNAGERIITPSREAVGDSGEVVSFRRS